Proteins encoded in a region of the Quercus lobata isolate SW786 chromosome 8, ValleyOak3.0 Primary Assembly, whole genome shotgun sequence genome:
- the LOC115957563 gene encoding uncharacterized protein LOC115957563 — translation MAAERGHRPSPPEAYPWLVYSDGKDQIFCSISNTKETYIRTIPELQNKTCLASTTGHGWCLYSYSSTAPDWCLLCLWNPVTLEKITLPPLNLKAQYIKNCILSSSPTEPDCMVILFVSEPPLIIYCGNIIDGEWIKSSYLEELNQSLHKAGKNKLQNYSNERILDPVCCNGNLYGVTSFGNMIVQIHIIQPNSLKISPIVNIPFAHVPQYSDVWLTLVMESCGELFCFNIMFTDSSGRYMTAIVIYKLDFDKLVWLKVESAKDRAFFLSFNFDNQSYNGFSCPAATEIEGNCVYLTLADGHKKLYSYNIEEGNLSVSSPFPNLPTRKSSPIWVMPADLRLSSTMKEAKHRINMEEQGSEKVQEKVNDLEDVEEANETKAHLPYLPLDMVKLIAKPLILVDYLHFRATCKMFHSVAPQIQWRIATPRLVNPSLSPWLVLFGKESVYSFIDPNHGDKYLINLPQVLKEGSIIRSSKDGWLLVTVRMSTFFFNPFTQALLPLADCSFHIRNPCMGFSSTPDSSECVAVEIKDKTANSSNFFVNYCSPGNEDWDEWEFEYTNFSFDCNSPVFYKGAFYYLGKEGNLGILKLNNEEHSFEVLTKPKPPCNGNFQKFLVECNGELLSIFVAPFGKWVRVFKLNESKMTWVRVENLGNYMLYVSHTSSMSAIVKSPGMENKIYFPRFYGESIVFYSLETDNYHSFKSKDVVDFYSTTEVLCCGWIEPRWC, via the exons ATGGCAGCAGAGAGAGGACATCGGCCTTCACCACCTGAAGCTTACCCTTGGCTTGTGTATTCCGACGGGAAAGACCAAATATTTTGCTCCATATCCAATACCAAAGAAACCTACATTCGTACAATTCCCGAGTTGCAGAATAAAACTTGCTTGGCTTCAACTACTGGTCATGGTTGGTGTTTATATTCATATTCCAGTACTGCTCCAGATTGGTGCCTCCTGTGTCTTTGGAACCCTGTTACCCTAGAGAAAATAACACTACCGCCATTGAATTTGAAGGCTCAATACATTAAAAATTGCATCTTATCGTCCTCTCCAACCGAACCAGATTGCATGGTCATCTTATTTGTTTCAGAACCTCCTTTAATCATATACTGTGGGAACATTATTGATGGAGAATGGATTAAGTCATCATATTTAGAGGAGCTGAATCAGAGTTTACACAAGGCTGGAAAAAACAAGCTCCAAAATTATTCCAATGAGAGAATTCTTGATCCAGTTTGCTGCAATGGCAATTTATATGGAGTAACATCTTTTGGTAACATGATTGTACAAATTCATATCATTCAACCCAATAGTCTTAAGATATCTCCCATTGTCAACATACCGTTTGCTCATGTTCCGCAATATTCTGACGTGTGGTTAACATTAGTAATGGAATCTTGTGGTGAACTTTTCTGTTTTAATATAATGTTTACAGATTCCAGTGGCAGATACATGACAGCAATTGTgatttataaattagattttgatAAGTTGGTGTGGTTAAAGGTAGAAAGTGCTAAGGATCGGGCATTCTTTTTGTCCTTCAATTTTGATAACCAGTCCTACAACGGGTTTTCTTGCCCTGCTGCGACAGAGATCGAAGGCAATTGTGTATATTTGACTTTGGCTGATGGTCATAAAAAGTTGTACTCATACAACATAGAAGAAGGAAATCTTTCGGTCTCTTCACCTTTTCCAAATCTACCAACAAGGAAATCCTCTCCAATTTGGGTGATGCCAGCTGATCTCAG gcTATCCAGTACAATGAAAGAAGCAAAGCACAGGATTAATATGGAAGAACAAGGGAGTGAGAAAGTCCAAGAAAAGGTAAATGATTTAGAAGATGTGGAGGAGGCAAACGAGACTAAAGCACATTTACCTTACCTTCCTTTGGACATGGTTAAACTGATTGCCAAGCCTCTCATTTTAGTTGATTATTTGCACTTTCGTGCTACGTGTAAAATGTTCCATTCTGTAGCGCCTCAGATCCAATGGAGAATTGCCACACCAAGGTTGGTAAACCCTTCTTTATCTCCATGGCTAGTGTTATTTGGGAAAGAGAGTGTTTATTCTTTCATTGACCCTAATCATGGTGACAAATATCTCATCAACTTGCCCCAAGTGTTAAAAGAAGGCAGTATAATTCGTAGTTCAAAAGATGGTTGGCTGCTAGTAACTGTACGCATGTCAACATTCTTTTTCAATCCATTTACGCAAGCACTTCTTCCACTAGCAGATTGTAGCTTCCATATTCGGAACCCTTGCATGGGTTTCTCATCTACCCCAGACTCTTCAGAGTGTGTAGCTGTTGAGATTAAGGACAAGACTGCCAATAGTTCCAATTTCTTTGTGAACTATTGTAGCCCGGGGAATGAAGATTGGGATGAGTGGGAATTTGAATATACCAATTTTTCCTTTGATTGCAATAGCCCGGTTTTCTACAAAGGAGCATTTTATTATCTGGGTAAGGAAGGCAATCTTGGAATTCTAAAGTTAAACAACGAAGAGCATAGTTTCGAAGTTCTTACAAAGCCTAAACCACCGTGCAATGGTAACTTCCAGAAGTTTCTAGTAGAATGTAATGGTGAGCTCTTATCAATATTTGTGGCTCCATTTGGAAAGTGGGTTCGAGTTTTCAAACTGAATGAATCAAAAATGACTTGGGTTAGAGTTGAAAATTTAGGAAATTATATGCTTTATGTTAGCCATACATCGTCCATGTCTGCTATAGTAAAATCACCTGGAATGGAGAACAAAATTTACTTTCCGAGATTTTATGGAGAAAGCATTGTCTTCTATTCACTAGAGACGGATAATTATCATTCCTTTAAGAGTAAGGATGTTGTTGACTTTTATAGCACAACAGAAGTATTGTGCTGTGGTTGGATCGAACCTAGGTGGTGCTAG